A stretch of the Archangium violaceum genome encodes the following:
- a CDS encoding DUF2381 family protein, which translates to MLPPSPGALLALALLSGAAQAAEPPPVPRCAATPRIDVSADSTGQASEVCVRPDEPTAFVFDSRLAAGAVEFQPEGRLADWAQGKESLTLHVIPRGDYLPGERVKVTVRFADGAAPENATFWLVGHAAQD; encoded by the coding sequence GTGCTGCCCCCGTCCCCTGGCGCCCTCCTGGCGCTCGCCCTCCTTTCTGGCGCCGCACAGGCCGCCGAGCCGCCCCCCGTCCCCCGCTGCGCGGCTACGCCCCGCATTGACGTGTCGGCAGACTCCACGGGGCAGGCGTCCGAGGTGTGTGTCAGACCGGACGAGCCGACCGCATTTGTCTTTGACTCCCGCCTTGCAGCCGGGGCGGTGGAATTTCAGCCAGAGGGCCGCCTTGCGGATTGGGCCCAAGGCAAAGAGAGTCTGACTCTTCACGTCATTCCCAGGGGTGATTATCTGCCAGGGGAGAGGGTAAAGGTAACGGTGCGCTTCGCGGATGGCGCGGCTCCGGAAAACGCAACCTTCTGGCTGGTGGGCCATGCGGCGCAGGATTGA
- a CDS encoding IS1380 family transposase: MGEILNDFGLEFNGSVKLEARAERLTSEAGAVLLREVDERLGLTRWLGEMLTDTRDEKRITHSLRELVRTDLLLLGQGWRDHDDADALRRDAALRLAVSDSKSSVPLRGKEGGAEGLASQPTLSRLTAMLAREENRKVLHEALVWQTGRRLRAQQPKGQKLKQVTVDVDGLPVEVHGHQEGSAYNGHYGVRMYHPIVASLAETGDLLDVRLREGNVHSANGALEFIDELLGRVEKEVCEVAAVRFDAGFPEEKLLAKLEERGTPYVARVRNTSVLQREAALPRFMNSGVPQGSRAPTCTNGSTRRRAGAVRGAWCW, encoded by the coding sequence ATGGGTGAAATCCTCAACGACTTCGGGCTGGAGTTCAACGGCTCCGTGAAGCTGGAGGCGAGGGCGGAGCGGTTGACGTCGGAGGCAGGTGCGGTGCTGCTGAGGGAGGTGGACGAGCGGTTGGGGCTGACGCGCTGGCTGGGGGAGATGTTGACGGACACGCGAGACGAGAAGCGGATAACCCACTCGCTGAGGGAGTTGGTGCGCACGGACCTTCTGCTGTTGGGGCAAGGGTGGAGAGACCACGACGACGCGGACGCGCTCAGGAGGGACGCGGCGTTGAGGTTGGCGGTGTCGGACAGCAAGAGCAGCGTGCCGCTGAGGGGGAAAGAGGGGGGAGCGGAGGGGTTGGCCTCACAGCCCACCTTGTCGCGGCTGACGGCCATGTTGGCGCGAGAGGAAAACCGGAAGGTGCTGCACGAGGCGCTGGTGTGGCAGACGGGGCGGAGGCTGAGGGCGCAGCAGCCCAAGGGCCAGAAGCTCAAGCAGGTGACGGTGGACGTGGACGGGTTGCCGGTGGAGGTGCATGGGCACCAGGAGGGCAGCGCGTACAACGGGCACTACGGAGTACGCATGTACCACCCGATTGTCGCCAGTCTGGCCGAGACGGGAGACCTGCTGGACGTGAGGTTGCGCGAGGGAAACGTGCACAGCGCCAATGGAGCGCTGGAATTCATCGACGAGTTGCTGGGGCGAGTGGAGAAGGAGGTGTGTGAGGTGGCGGCGGTGCGCTTCGACGCGGGCTTTCCCGAGGAGAAGCTGCTGGCGAAGCTGGAGGAGCGAGGCACGCCCTACGTGGCGCGCGTGCGCAACACCAGCGTGTTGCAGCGGGAGGCGGCGCTGCCGCGCTTCATGAATTCGGGAGTGCCGCAGGGGAGCCGGGCACCCACCTGTACGAATGGGAGTACCAGGCGCAGGGCTGGAGCCGTGCGCGGCGCGTGGTGTTGGTAG
- a CDS encoding ISAs1 family transposase, producing the protein MSGKKNRGGRTGGPSTPQAGNGKGKKDEQETPSRVQRMMASLGLTFKEVKDPRARRGQRHPLAAMLMLLVQAMAVGRRVLRHAEALGEDMLREGTAPEGLKRPVSDTTLDRLLGKLEPEGLEQEVHQMVHRGLEVGLIRHELFARGVVSIDGKAGESTPGQPPCEPSHTTKDEQGREYWYPYALRASLTSSAAQPVLDQKLLEGKQGEATAFPELFKRVVEKFGRHFEYVTVDAGMTSAANARVVREAGKHYLMALKENFHRLHDKAWVALAVAPVKVRTRERTSGEWVERELRVVDKPPEEDFPGAQQWVWVRQTRTRDGELPKVETRLFLTSIPTGQLSPERMLTLVRRHWGIENGPNWTADVVLEEDSASPSLRGNAPLVLSWLRLLAYNLLALVRTHLPTRDKRPQSFARTMEVLYQGLLGLAVLPESLATLA; encoded by the coding sequence ATGAGTGGGAAGAAAAACCGGGGCGGGAGGACTGGCGGGCCCTCCACCCCCCAAGCGGGAAACGGGAAGGGGAAGAAGGACGAGCAGGAAACCCCCTCCCGCGTGCAGAGGATGATGGCGAGCCTGGGGCTGACATTCAAGGAGGTAAAGGACCCCCGGGCCCGCCGGGGACAGAGGCATCCGCTGGCGGCGATGTTGATGCTGCTGGTGCAGGCGATGGCGGTGGGGCGGCGGGTGTTGAGGCATGCCGAGGCGCTGGGGGAGGACATGCTGCGCGAAGGCACGGCGCCCGAGGGGCTGAAGCGGCCGGTGTCCGACACGACGTTGGATAGGCTGCTGGGGAAGTTGGAGCCAGAGGGGTTGGAGCAGGAGGTGCACCAGATGGTGCACCGAGGCCTGGAAGTGGGGCTGATACGCCATGAGCTCTTCGCCCGGGGCGTCGTCAGCATTGACGGGAAGGCGGGGGAGAGCACGCCGGGGCAGCCGCCGTGCGAGCCGAGCCACACGACGAAGGATGAGCAGGGGCGGGAGTACTGGTACCCGTACGCGCTGCGCGCCAGTCTCACCAGCAGCGCGGCCCAGCCGGTGCTCGACCAGAAGTTGCTGGAAGGCAAGCAGGGAGAGGCGACGGCGTTCCCGGAGTTGTTCAAACGGGTGGTGGAGAAGTTCGGGCGGCATTTCGAGTACGTGACAGTGGACGCGGGAATGACGAGCGCGGCCAATGCGCGGGTGGTGAGGGAGGCGGGCAAGCACTACCTGATGGCGCTCAAGGAGAACTTCCACCGGCTACATGACAAGGCGTGGGTGGCGCTGGCGGTGGCGCCAGTGAAGGTGCGCACGCGCGAGCGGACGAGCGGGGAGTGGGTGGAGAGGGAGTTGAGGGTGGTGGACAAGCCGCCAGAGGAGGACTTTCCCGGCGCCCAGCAATGGGTATGGGTGAGGCAGACGCGAACCAGAGACGGCGAGCTGCCGAAGGTGGAGACGCGGCTGTTCCTCACCTCCATTCCCACAGGGCAACTGTCCCCGGAGCGGATGCTGACGTTGGTACGCCGGCACTGGGGGATTGAGAACGGGCCCAACTGGACAGCGGACGTGGTGCTGGAGGAGGACAGCGCCTCGCCCAGCCTGCGAGGCAATGCACCCCTGGTGCTCAGCTGGCTGCGTTTGCTGGCCTACAACCTGCTGGCCCTGGTGCGCACGCACCTGCCGACTCGCGACAAACGGCCCCAAAGCTTCGCACGCACCATGGAGGTGCTCTACCAGGGCCTGTTGGGTCTGGCCGTGCTGCCCGAGAGTCTGGCCACACTTGCCTGA
- a CDS encoding DUF2381 family protein, which yields MEVFRQPRPADVLKKEKDEAQAEARQCQEDKARLLAERKEPGGLMGAAWLERKGKVASKDISRGLKQYPENALAAREAKSYSQSKGETHPGSMAVRLQLENPGAEPWTVAGAVLKEATGAEVELSAWQESAIAPGALGFVVVGAEREPGQLACPCTLKLWEAQGPRTVTLGDVTFPAGEQTGKQGAARE from the coding sequence GTGGAGGTGTTCCGCCAACCGCGCCCGGCGGACGTGCTCAAGAAAGAGAAGGACGAAGCACAGGCCGAAGCGCGCCAGTGTCAGGAGGACAAAGCGCGGCTTCTGGCCGAGCGCAAGGAGCCCGGCGGACTCATGGGCGCCGCATGGCTGGAGCGTAAGGGGAAGGTTGCGTCCAAGGACATTTCCCGGGGCTTGAAGCAGTACCCCGAAAATGCACTAGCGGCACGGGAAGCCAAAAGCTACAGCCAGTCCAAAGGCGAAACCCACCCGGGAAGCATGGCGGTAAGGCTTCAGCTCGAAAACCCTGGCGCCGAGCCCTGGACAGTGGCGGGGGCCGTGTTGAAGGAGGCGACGGGCGCGGAGGTGGAGCTTTCTGCGTGGCAAGAGTCGGCCATTGCCCCCGGCGCCCTGGGCTTTGTCGTGGTGGGCGCGGAGAGGGAGCCGGGGCAACTCGCCTGCCCCTGCACCCTCAAGCTGTGGGAAGCGCAAGGGCCTCGCACCGTTACCCTCGGGGACGTCACGTTCCCGGCTGGGGAGCAAACTGGGAAGCAAGGCGCGGCGCGCGAGTAG
- a CDS encoding ISAs1 family transposase, whose amino-acid sequence MSGKKNRGGRTGGPSTPQAGNGKGKKDEQETPSRVQRMMASLGLTFKEVKDPRARRGQRHPLAAMLMLLVQALAVGRRVLRHAEALGEDMLREGTAPEGLKRPVSDTTLDRLLGKLEPEGLEQEVHQMVHRGLEVGLIRHELFARGVVSIDGKAGESTPGQPPCEPSHTTKDEQGREYWYPYALRASLTSSAAQPVLDQKLLEGKQGEATAFPELFKRVVEKFGRHFEYVTVDAGMTSAANARVVREAGKHYLMALKENFHRLHDKAWVALAVAPVKVRTRERTSGEWVERELRVVDKPPEEDFPGAQQWVWVRQTRTRDGELPKVETRLFLTSIPTGQLSPERMLTLVRRHWGIENGPNWTADVVLEEDSASPSLRGNAPLVLSWLRLLAYNLLALVRTHLPTRDKRPQSFARTMEVLYQGLLGLAVLPESLATLA is encoded by the coding sequence ATGAGTGGGAAGAAAAACCGGGGCGGGAGGACTGGCGGGCCATCCACACCCCAAGCGGGAAACGGGAAGGGGAAGAAGGACGAGCAGGAAACCCCCTCCCGCGTGCAGAGGATGATGGCGAGCCTGGGGCTGACATTCAAGGAGGTAAAGGACCCCCGGGCCCGCCGGGGACAGAGGCATCCGCTGGCGGCGATGTTGATGCTGCTGGTGCAGGCGCTGGCGGTGGGGCGGCGGGTGTTGAGGCATGCCGAGGCGCTGGGGGAGGACATGCTGCGCGAAGGCACGGCGCCCGAGGGGCTGAAGCGGCCGGTGTCCGACACGACGTTGGATAGGCTGCTGGGGAAGTTGGAGCCAGAGGGGTTGGAGCAGGAGGTGCACCAGATGGTGCACCGAGGCCTGGAAGTGGGGCTGATACGCCATGAGCTCTTCGCCCGGGGCGTCGTCAGCATTGACGGGAAGGCAGGGGAGAGCACGCCGGGGCAGCCGCCGTGCGAGCCGAGCCACACGACGAAGGATGAGCAGGGGCGGGAGTACTGGTACCCGTACGCGCTGCGCGCCAGTCTCACCAGCAGCGCGGCCCAGCCGGTGCTCGACCAGAAGTTGCTGGAAGGCAAGCAGGGAGAGGCGACGGCGTTCCCGGAGTTGTTCAAACGGGTGGTGGAGAAGTTCGGGCGGCATTTCGAGTACGTGACAGTGGACGCGGGAATGACGAGCGCGGCCAATGCGCGGGTGGTGAGGGAGGCGGGCAAGCACTACCTGATGGCGCTCAAGGAGAACTTCCACCGGCTACATGACAAGGCGTGGGTGGCGCTGGCGGTGGCGCCAGTGAAGGTGCGCACGCGCGAGCGGACGAGCGGGGAGTGGGTGGAGAGGGAGTTGAGGGTGGTGGACAAGCCGCCAGAGGAGGACTTTCCCGGCGCCCAGCAATGGGTATGGGTGAGGCAGACGCGAACCAGAGACGGCGAGCTGCCGAAGGTGGAGACGCGGCTGTTCCTCACCTCCATTCCCACAGGGCAACTGTCCCCGGAGCGGATGCTGACGTTGGTACGCCGGCACTGGGGGATTGAGAACGGGCCCAACTGGACAGCGGACGTGGTGCTGGAGGAGGACAGCGCCTCGCCCAGCCTGCGAGGCAATGCACCCCTGGTACTCAGCTGGCTGCGTTTGCTGGCCTACAACCTGCTGGCCCTGGTGCGCACGCACCTGCCGACTCGCGACAAACGGCCCCAAAGCTTCGCACGCACCATGGAGGTGCTCTACCAGGGCCTGTTGGGTCTGGCCGTGCTGCCCGAGAGTCTGGCCACACTTGCCTGA
- a CDS encoding DUF2019 domain-containing protein produces MVKSLEKLVEEFAHHVQAQNEEIFKGDARTGNKHAKKALAAFMQLRSHGDVGRDALAVLFSHPRMDVRVMAAVFLLRHRTAEAKAVLEEAAKGQGLVPFGASEALKRWKEGTWALDPAEDDAGSSEEPRPAPPTKRSRPRTERAEPDKRRGSKRGKRGG; encoded by the coding sequence ATGGTGAAGAGTCTCGAAAAGCTCGTCGAAGAGTTTGCTCATCACGTACAGGCCCAGAATGAGGAGATTTTCAAGGGGGACGCAAGGACCGGAAATAAACATGCGAAAAAGGCGCTTGCCGCTTTCATGCAACTCCGCTCTCACGGAGATGTCGGGCGCGATGCGCTCGCGGTGTTGTTCTCACATCCTCGCATGGACGTGCGGGTAATGGCTGCCGTGTTCCTGCTCCGCCATCGGACGGCAGAGGCTAAAGCAGTTTTGGAAGAGGCAGCAAAAGGGCAAGGGTTGGTTCCGTTCGGAGCTTCCGAAGCCTTGAAGCGATGGAAAGAGGGCACTTGGGCTCTGGACCCTGCCGAGGATGATGCAGGGTCCTCAGAAGAACCCCGCCCGGCACCGCCGACTAAGCGCAGCCGACCACGCACGGAGCGCGCCGAGCCTGACAAACGGAGGGGGAGCAAGCGGGGCAAACGCGGCGGTTGA
- a CDS encoding reverse transcriptase domain-containing protein — protein sequence MLIPKPGGGERPLGIPTIKDRVTQTAAKLILEPIFEADLDDAAYGYRPERIGVQAVRKVHQELGRGRTEVVDAELSKYFDTIPHAELMKCVARRVSDKAVLHLVKMWLKVPIEERDELGRPRYSGGKRSKQETPQGGVISPLLANIYINRLLKAFARSDLMKRSGAVLVNYADDFVVLSSRGAAQALAQVRGWLEGMKLKLNEEKTSIRDARKEHFRFLGYEFGPMVHKKTGNRYLGARPSKKAMSAARKRLSQLLWRGRTERWEEIRDELNRFLHGWAGYFAYGTPRPSFRVMDIHVAQRVRNLLRRRHKLPSSTARFTYAEVHRDLGVLELQSLLR from the coding sequence GTGCTGATTCCAAAGCCAGGAGGAGGAGAGAGGCCGCTGGGGATTCCGACCATCAAGGATAGAGTCACTCAGACGGCAGCCAAACTCATCCTGGAGCCTATCTTCGAAGCTGACCTGGATGATGCGGCGTACGGGTATCGCCCCGAGCGCATCGGCGTGCAGGCGGTGCGGAAGGTCCATCAGGAGCTGGGCAGAGGGAGGACCGAGGTCGTCGATGCGGAGCTCTCGAAGTACTTCGACACGATTCCCCACGCCGAGTTGATGAAGTGCGTGGCGAGGAGGGTGTCGGATAAGGCGGTGCTGCATCTGGTGAAGATGTGGCTGAAGGTGCCAATCGAAGAGAGAGACGAACTGGGGCGGCCGAGGTACAGCGGAGGCAAGAGGTCCAAGCAGGAGACGCCGCAGGGAGGTGTGATTTCGCCGCTGCTGGCGAACATCTACATCAACCGGCTGCTGAAGGCCTTTGCGAGGAGCGACCTGATGAAGCGGAGCGGAGCGGTGCTTGTCAACTACGCGGATGACTTCGTCGTGCTGAGTAGCAGAGGCGCGGCGCAGGCCCTGGCGCAGGTAAGGGGATGGTTGGAGGGGATGAAGCTGAAGTTGAATGAGGAGAAGACGAGCATTCGCGACGCGCGGAAGGAACACTTCCGGTTCCTGGGGTACGAGTTTGGTCCGATGGTGCATAAGAAGACCGGCAACCGGTACCTGGGGGCCCGGCCCTCGAAGAAGGCAATGAGCGCAGCCCGGAAGCGGCTCAGCCAGCTTCTCTGGCGCGGCAGAACCGAGCGCTGGGAGGAGATACGGGATGAGCTCAACCGGTTCCTCCACGGGTGGGCGGGCTACTTCGCCTATGGTACGCCCCGCCCCAGCTTTCGCGTGATGGACATCCACGTCGCGCAGAGGGTGAGGAATCTCCTGAGGAGGCGCCACAAGTTGCCGTCGTCAACGGCTCGTTTCACGTACGCCGAGGTGCACCGCGATCTCGGAGTGCTGGAATTGCAAAGCCTCTTACGCTGA
- the tnpC gene encoding IS66 family transposase, translated as MEARHAEDQATIAELRRELAQARATIAELRATIAELRERLGRDSSNSDKPPSTDRPEGRRGRNKKPRGTGRRPGGQVGHEAHGRQLLAEDEVDEVRPVVPGACSKCGGPVEVRQEGPPASRHQVWEVPEVKPHVTEWRLEYGYCAGCQHWTQGELPEGVPAGAFGPRLMALVAYMTGLLRLPKRPVQWLLRDVLGVEVALGSISKVEAQVSQALAEPVEQARQYIREQTVPVHLDDTGWHEGPLRKALWVAATALVAVFLIAEGRSKKVAQWILGEGFKGIAVADRARAHGWLGVERWQVCWSHLQRNFQSWVDRGGEACEVGKQLLEYTATLFHLLRRVRDGPLERGTMVRRMDEVRQRVRELLEQARACADEKAAHAASELLRQWKALWTFMHRESVPATNNHAERLLRHAVCMRKVSFGTKSAEGSRFIERILSTVTTLRLQNRPVLPFLTQAVESWLHGHSAPSLLPSAPPPLHAAA; from the coding sequence TTGGAAGCGCGGCATGCCGAGGACCAGGCGACCATCGCCGAGTTGCGACGGGAGTTGGCCCAGGCACGAGCCACCATTGCCGAGTTGCGAGCCACCATTGCCGAGTTGCGAGAGAGACTGGGGCGCGATTCGAGCAATTCCGACAAGCCGCCGTCCACGGACAGGCCCGAGGGAAGACGAGGGCGAAACAAGAAGCCCCGGGGCACGGGGCGCAGGCCGGGAGGGCAGGTAGGGCACGAGGCGCACGGGCGACAGTTGCTGGCCGAGGACGAGGTGGATGAGGTGAGGCCTGTGGTGCCAGGGGCGTGTAGCAAGTGCGGAGGGCCGGTGGAGGTGAGACAGGAGGGGCCGCCAGCCAGCAGGCACCAGGTGTGGGAGGTGCCGGAGGTGAAGCCGCACGTCACCGAATGGCGGCTGGAGTATGGGTATTGCGCGGGGTGCCAGCATTGGACGCAGGGCGAGTTGCCCGAGGGAGTGCCCGCGGGCGCGTTCGGCCCCAGACTCATGGCCCTGGTGGCATATATGACTGGCCTGCTACGCCTGCCCAAGCGGCCGGTACAATGGCTGTTGCGAGATGTGCTGGGGGTGGAGGTGGCCTTGGGCAGCATCTCCAAGGTGGAGGCGCAGGTGAGCCAGGCGCTGGCCGAGCCGGTGGAACAGGCGCGCCAGTACATCCGGGAGCAGACAGTCCCGGTGCACCTGGATGACACAGGCTGGCATGAAGGCCCCCTGCGCAAGGCGCTGTGGGTGGCGGCAACGGCCCTGGTGGCTGTCTTTCTCATCGCCGAGGGCCGGAGCAAGAAGGTGGCCCAGTGGATATTGGGCGAGGGCTTCAAGGGCATAGCGGTAGCCGACAGAGCCAGGGCGCACGGGTGGTTGGGAGTGGAGCGCTGGCAGGTGTGCTGGAGTCACCTGCAACGCAATTTCCAGAGTTGGGTGGACAGAGGCGGGGAGGCGTGCGAGGTGGGCAAGCAATTGCTGGAATATACCGCCACGCTCTTCCACCTGTTGCGCCGGGTGCGCGATGGCCCCCTTGAGCGCGGCACCATGGTGCGGCGGATGGACGAAGTGCGCCAGCGGGTACGTGAGCTGTTGGAGCAGGCGCGAGCGTGCGCGGATGAGAAAGCCGCCCATGCGGCCAGCGAGCTGCTGAGGCAGTGGAAGGCGCTGTGGACATTCATGCACCGCGAGAGCGTGCCCGCCACCAACAATCATGCTGAGCGGCTGCTGCGCCATGCCGTCTGTATGCGCAAGGTGTCCTTCGGTACCAAGAGCGCCGAAGGCAGCCGCTTCATCGAGCGCATTCTCTCCACCGTGACCACACTGCGGTTGCAGAACCGTCCCGTTCTCCCCTTCCTCACTCAGGCTGTTGAGTCTTGGCTTCATGGCCACAGCGCGCCCTCTCTGCTGCCTTCTGCTCCCCCTCCCCTTCATGCTGCTGCTTGA
- a CDS encoding ankyrin repeat domain-containing protein, whose translation MSQELIAAIKRHDTVQVRALLAGGADPNEPQSKWPGLRPLQVAINELSDGGEFDVVLALIEHGADVNAWDVERDMTPLLVAVCENELAAVEALLKAGAEPNVCSSEGDTPLRACVERGNVGMATLLLGAGATRTINDWGGLTGYTALGHAARRLDLPMIKLLLDAGADPRAPDEDGRPAHYRLPPRAESDSQTWDAAFELLGGAKDRMPL comes from the coding sequence ATGTCGCAAGAACTCATCGCAGCGATCAAGAGGCACGATACGGTCCAGGTCAGGGCGCTGCTGGCCGGAGGGGCCGATCCGAACGAGCCGCAGTCGAAGTGGCCGGGGTTGCGTCCGTTGCAGGTGGCTATCAACGAACTCTCCGATGGAGGCGAATTCGACGTGGTCCTGGCGCTCATCGAGCACGGCGCGGACGTCAACGCCTGGGACGTCGAGCGGGATATGACTCCCTTGTTGGTAGCCGTCTGCGAAAACGAGCTGGCGGCAGTTGAAGCGCTCCTGAAGGCGGGGGCTGAGCCCAACGTGTGCAGCAGCGAGGGGGACACGCCGCTGCGGGCGTGCGTAGAGAGGGGCAATGTGGGCATGGCCACTCTTCTCTTGGGCGCGGGGGCGACTCGGACGATCAACGACTGGGGCGGGCTGACCGGATACACCGCGCTCGGGCACGCGGCACGTCGGCTGGACCTCCCGATGATCAAGCTGCTTCTCGACGCGGGCGCCGATCCGAGGGCCCCGGACGAGGACGGTCGACCCGCCCACTACCGTCTGCCGCCGCGCGCTGAATCCGATTCACAGACGTGGGACGCCGCGTTCGAGCTGCTCGGAGGAGCGAAGGACCGCATGCCGTTGTAG
- a CDS encoding DUF2169 domain-containing protein yields the protein MVLEGLSPDGPLAFTLPTYRLLARCTFAGRRERRRMVLDTVLLEPEERRLVLTWRATFPAHRQLALHEVSTVRVLLPGEEAP from the coding sequence GTGGTGCTGGAGGGCCTCTCCCCCGACGGGCCCCTGGCCTTCACCCTTCCCACCTACCGGCTGCTGGCCCGCTGCACCTTCGCCGGACGGAGGGAGAGGCGGCGCATGGTGCTGGACACGGTGCTGCTGGAGCCGGAGGAGCGCCGACTCGTCCTCACCTGGCGGGCGACGTTTCCAGCGCACCGGCAGTTGGCCCTTCATGAGGTGAGCACCGTGCGGGTGTTGCTGCCCGGGGAGGAAGCGCCATGA
- a CDS encoding HD domain-containing protein gives MHKEVAGVRIPDSKLAREATELVRDVSSPLVYHHALRSYVFAELIGRARGLSYDSEVLYLGTVLHDLGLTERFEGSLRFEVDGANAARDFLVQRGAPLQTVSRVWDAVALHTSVGIAEHKEPEVALTHLGISVDVVGKGAELVGHERLAGVVAAFPRLAFKRDFVQVLCGLIQRKPHTTFGNFLSDVGQRHLPGFRPLDFCEALEGAPFTE, from the coding sequence ATGCACAAGGAAGTCGCCGGCGTCCGCATCCCCGACAGCAAGCTCGCGCGCGAGGCGACGGAGCTGGTACGGGACGTCTCCAGCCCGCTCGTCTACCACCATGCGCTGCGCTCCTATGTCTTCGCGGAGCTCATCGGCCGCGCCCGAGGGCTCTCGTACGACTCGGAAGTGCTGTACCTGGGCACGGTGCTGCACGACCTCGGCCTCACCGAGCGCTTCGAGGGTTCCCTGCGCTTCGAGGTGGACGGCGCCAATGCCGCACGGGACTTCCTCGTCCAGCGCGGCGCCCCACTGCAGACGGTCTCCCGAGTGTGGGATGCCGTCGCGCTCCACACCTCGGTGGGCATCGCGGAGCACAAGGAGCCAGAAGTCGCGCTGACCCACCTGGGCATCAGCGTCGACGTGGTGGGCAAGGGCGCCGAGCTCGTCGGACACGAGCGCCTCGCGGGCGTCGTCGCGGCCTTCCCGCGCCTGGCCTTCAAGCGGGACTTCGTCCAGGTGCTCTGCGGCCTCATCCAGCGAAAGCCCCACACCACCTTCGGCAACTTCCTCTCCGACGTCGGCCAGCGTCACCTCCCCGGCTTCCGCCCCCTGGACTTCTGCGAAGCGCTCGAAGGGGCCCCCTTCACGGAGTGA
- a CDS encoding GlxA family transcriptional regulator, which yields MRVALLAYPGVAALDVTGPAEVFAAAARLTGGGYELVLLGTKPGPIPTVSSMALHPAGVISEELGRMDTLLIAGSPGIPPVIKDAEVLEWTRREAPRCRRHGSICTGAFVLGAAGLLDGKRATTHWRFTRALAHAHPRVTVEHDSLFVRDGSTYTSAGVSSGIDLALALVEEDFGRKLALSVARELVVFLKRPGGQSQFSHQLAVQFSDLPAIQGLQQWVLDHPREDHSVERLARRVHMSPRNFARVFRRETGETPAGFVEAVRVEAARRLLESTELPIQTVADRVGFGNTNGLRRAFLRQHGTGPAEYRHSVKGAPSSASQKSRGRKPGR from the coding sequence ATGCGCGTCGCCCTTCTCGCCTATCCCGGAGTCGCGGCCCTGGATGTCACCGGCCCGGCGGAGGTCTTCGCCGCCGCGGCCCGGCTCACCGGGGGTGGCTATGAGCTCGTGCTCCTTGGCACGAAGCCCGGGCCCATCCCGACCGTTTCGAGCATGGCGCTGCATCCCGCGGGGGTCATCTCGGAGGAGCTCGGGAGGATGGACACCCTGCTCATCGCCGGCAGTCCCGGCATCCCCCCGGTCATCAAGGACGCCGAGGTGCTCGAGTGGACACGCCGGGAGGCCCCTCGCTGCAGGCGCCATGGCTCCATCTGTACGGGGGCCTTCGTGCTCGGTGCGGCCGGCCTGCTCGACGGCAAGCGGGCCACCACGCACTGGCGCTTCACGCGGGCGCTGGCCCACGCCCATCCGCGTGTCACCGTCGAGCACGACAGCCTCTTCGTCCGGGATGGCTCGACGTACACCTCGGCGGGCGTCAGCTCGGGCATCGACCTGGCCCTCGCGCTCGTCGAGGAGGACTTCGGCCGCAAGCTCGCGCTGTCCGTCGCACGGGAGCTCGTGGTCTTCCTCAAGCGCCCTGGCGGCCAGTCGCAGTTCAGCCACCAGCTGGCGGTCCAATTCTCCGACCTGCCGGCCATCCAGGGGCTGCAGCAGTGGGTCCTCGACCATCCGCGCGAGGACCACTCGGTGGAGCGGCTTGCACGGCGCGTCCACATGAGTCCGCGCAACTTCGCCCGGGTGTTCCGGCGGGAGACCGGGGAAACGCCCGCCGGGTTCGTCGAGGCCGTCCGTGTCGAGGCCGCGCGGCGGCTCCTCGAGAGCACGGAGCTGCCCATCCAGACCGTGGCGGACCGGGTGGGGTTCGGCAACACGAACGGCCTGCGCCGTGCCTTCCTCCGGCAGCACGGCACCGGCCCCGCGGAGTACCGTCACTCCGTGAAGGGGGCCCCTTCGAGCGCTTCGCAGAAGTCCAGGGGGCGGAAGCCGGGGAGGTGA